One genomic segment of Methylocystis sp. SC2 includes these proteins:
- a CDS encoding nuclear transport factor 2 family protein — MTYDVSTLVEHFVEDVELNYSCSRLGVLPPGQWRGRDALRAHLRRVDIDYEPLDAEILTVLVEGDNTVVRWISRWRHRATGHIHSMDMAHFLRWRNGLVSEMYEFRDQRCVARGADFLPQSLDDILTPRSPGLARDEMARRLIAMGSFSRSPDIALIRELCSPDVVCEFVGDRTAISHAGRHRGVEALINIVRSIEVDFEQLGFAMPEVIVDGADAAARRIVEWRHRGTGRRGQVQLADFVRFEDGRIVEIVEFRDSMALLQMQA; from the coding sequence ATGACGTACGACGTCTCGACATTGGTGGAACATTTCGTCGAAGACGTCGAGCTGAACTACAGCTGCTCACGACTCGGCGTGCTTCCCCCGGGACAATGGCGCGGGCGAGACGCGCTGCGCGCGCATTTGCGTCGCGTCGATATCGATTATGAACCGCTCGACGCGGAAATCCTCACGGTTCTCGTCGAAGGCGACAATACGGTGGTGAGATGGATCAGCCGGTGGCGTCACCGCGCCACCGGCCATATCCACAGCATGGACATGGCGCATTTTCTGCGCTGGCGTAACGGACTCGTTTCGGAAATGTACGAGTTCCGGGATCAGCGCTGCGTCGCGCGCGGCGCCGATTTCTTGCCGCAAAGCCTCGACGACATTCTCACCCCCCGCAGCCCGGGACTGGCGCGCGATGAAATGGCGCGCCGACTGATCGCCATGGGCAGTTTCTCCCGCAGCCCCGACATCGCCCTGATCCGTGAGCTGTGCTCGCCCGACGTCGTGTGCGAATTCGTTGGCGACCGCACGGCGATTTCGCACGCGGGGCGCCATCGCGGCGTAGAGGCGCTGATCAATATCGTGCGCAGCATCGAGGTCGATTTCGAGCAACTCGGATTCGCGATGCCCGAGGTCATCGTCGACGGCGCCGACGCCGCTGCGCGTCGAATCGTCGAATGGCGTCATCGCGGCACCGGTCGTCGCGGTCAGGTGCAGCTTGCGGATTTCGTGCGCTTCGAAGACGGCCGCATCGTCGAGATCGTCGAGTTTCGCGACAGCATGGCGCTTCTGCAGATGCAGGCGTAA
- the ilvC gene encoding ketol-acid reductoisomerase has protein sequence MRVYYDRDADINLIKGKKVAIVGYGSQGFAHALNLKESGVQEVAVALRPGSASAAKAEGAGLKVMTVAEAAKWADVIMMLTPDELQGEIYANEMAPNLKPGALLLFAHGLNIHFNLIEPRKDIDVAMIAPKGPGHTVRGEYLKGGGVPCLIAVHQDASGNAKQIALSYAAAIGGGRAGIIETTFREECETDLFGEQVVLCGGLVELIRAGFETLVEAGYAPEMAYFECLHEVKLIVDLIYEGGIANMNYSVSNTAEYGEYVTGPRIITKDTKAEMKRVLDDIQSGKFTRDWMLENKVGQTSFKATRARNNAHPIEEVGLRLRGMMPWIGKNKLVDKDRN, from the coding sequence GACATCAATCTGATCAAAGGCAAGAAAGTCGCCATCGTCGGCTACGGCAGCCAGGGCTTCGCGCATGCGCTCAATCTCAAGGAGTCCGGCGTCCAGGAAGTGGCGGTCGCGCTGCGTCCCGGCTCCGCCTCGGCCGCAAAGGCGGAAGGCGCCGGCCTCAAGGTCATGACCGTCGCCGAGGCCGCCAAATGGGCCGACGTCATCATGATGCTGACGCCCGACGAACTGCAGGGCGAGATCTACGCCAATGAGATGGCGCCGAACCTGAAGCCGGGCGCGCTGCTGCTCTTCGCCCACGGCCTCAATATCCATTTCAACCTGATCGAGCCGCGCAAGGATATCGACGTCGCGATGATCGCGCCGAAAGGCCCGGGCCATACGGTGCGCGGCGAATATCTCAAGGGCGGCGGCGTGCCCTGCCTGATCGCGGTGCATCAGGACGCGTCCGGCAACGCCAAGCAGATTGCGCTGTCCTATGCTGCGGCGATCGGCGGCGGCCGCGCCGGCATTATCGAGACGACCTTTCGCGAAGAATGCGAAACGGATCTTTTCGGCGAGCAGGTCGTGCTCTGCGGCGGTCTAGTCGAATTGATCCGCGCGGGATTCGAAACGCTTGTCGAAGCCGGCTATGCGCCGGAAATGGCGTATTTCGAATGCCTTCATGAAGTGAAGCTGATCGTCGACCTCATCTATGAAGGCGGCATCGCCAATATGAATTATTCGGTGTCGAACACGGCCGAATATGGCGAATATGTCACCGGTCCGCGCATCATCACCAAGGACACCAAGGCGGAGATGAAGCGTGTGCTTGACGATATTCAGTCGGGCAAATTCACGCGCGATTGGATGCTGGAGAACAAAGTCGGCCAGACCTCCTTTAAGGCTACGCGCGCGCGTAATAACGCGCATCCGATCGAAGAGGTGGGCCTGCGCCTGCGCGGCATGATGCCCTGGATCGGCAAGAATAAGTTGGTCGACAAGGACCGCAATTAG